The Halostella litorea region GACCGACGGGGCAACGTTCGACCTCGACGTCGACGGGGTCGAGACCGAGAAGCTGACCATCAACGATGAGCACTGACACGAACGCGGACGCACGGGAGCAACTGATCGAACTCGCCGCCGAGTTCTACGACCAGTTCGAGGGAGGCGACGTCCCGGAGATGACGCTGCCGACCCGGACCAAGAGCAACATCGAGTACGACGAGGAGAAGAACGTCTGGGTGTACGGCGACCGGCAGAGCACCCGGTCGGCAAACAGCGTGCGCGGGGCGCGCAAGCTGCTGAAGGCGATCTACACCATCGACTTCCTCGCCGACCAGCTGGACGAGGACCGCTCGTCGACCCTGCGTGAACTGTACTACCTCTCGGAGTCGTGGGAGACCGAGGAGGCGCAGTTCAACAGCCAGGACGAGTCGAACCAGCTCATCGAGGACCTGGAGATCGTCTCGGAGGTCAAACGCGAGGACTTCCACATGCGCCCGGAGGAGTCCGGGGCGAAGGTGATGGGGCCGCTGCTCCTCCGCGAGCAGACGAACCGCGGCGACCGGGAGATCCACTGCCAGAAGGACGTCGGCCAGGGCGGCTACCAGATCCCCAACAACCCGGACACCATCGAGTTCCTGGACAACGACGCCGAGTTCGTCCTCTGCGTGGAGACCGGCGGCATGCGCGACCGGCTGGTCGAGAACGGCTTCGACGACGAGTACGACGCGCTGGTCGTCCACCTCGGCGGCCAGCCCGCCCGGGCGACCCGCCGGCTCATCAAGCGCCTGCACGACGAACTGGAGCTGCCGGTCACGGTGTTCACCGACGGCGACCCGTGGTCGTACCGCATCTTCGGGTCGGTCTCCTACGGGTCGATCAAGAGCGCGCACCTCTCTGAGTACCTCGCCACGCCGGAGGCCCAGTTCATCGGCATCCAGCCGGAGGACATCGTCGAGTACGACCTCCCGACCGACCCGCTCAGCGACTCCGACGTGAACGCCCTGGAGTCCGAACTGGAGGACCCGCGCTTCCAGACCGACTACTGGCGGGAACAGATCGAACTCCAGCTCGAAATCGACAAGAAGGCCGAGCAGCAGGCGCTCGCGTCGCGTGGGTTGGACTTCGTGACCGAAACGTATCTCCCCGAACGGCTCGGCGAGATGGGCGTGCTGTAAGCACGCGCATCGAGTCGTCCCATCGACCTGTCAGTCGCCGTTCCACGGCGCATAAACTGGTTCCTGCAGTACGGTTGGATATGGCACACTCCCCGGAACGGCCCGAACGGTACGTCTGCACGAACTGCCTGGTTACGAGCGTCGGGGTCGTCGAACACGCCGACGGCGGGCATCAGTACGACCCGCCGGCGCGGTGTGGGGCCTGCGGCGAAGCGGAGTTCGTCGAGGAGTCGCAGTACCCCCACCACCACGGGTAGGGGGCGGTCACCGGCGGCCGCGACGCTCCGCCAGTGTCCGACACGCTTCGCGGGCACTCCCTAGCTCCAGGTGCTCCTCGTACTCGGCGAGCGGGACCCACTCCAGGTCCGCGAACCGCTCCCCGTCCTCGACCGTGTGGTCGGGCACCTCGCCGGTCCAGTCGGTCACGGCGTAGCAGTGGAACCAGAGGTCGAGTTCGTCGACCCGGTGCTCGCAGAGCTTCTCGACGGCGTCGACTTCGACCCGGCCGGCGAACTCCTCGTCGACTTCGCGGTGGAGCGCGGCCAGCCGGTAGTCGTCGTACGTCGCGGCGTCCTTGTCGCGCTCCTCTATCTTCCCGTTCGGCACGAACGTCACCGTGCCGTCGCCGTCGGGCCGGTGTTCGATCAGGATCCGCTCGCCGTCGTAGAACAGGAACATCGCGCCTTCGAGGTAGCCGTCGCGGTACGAGTACGGCATACGATCCGTGCAAAGCGGCGTCGAATAGTCGTTCGGGAGGTGCGTTACCGTATCACTGCTTCTCGGCCAGGCGCTCGACGCGCTCCAGCGAGTCGGCGTCCTCGGGGGTTACGTCGTCGCGCACCGCGAGGAAGCGCGGGAAGCGCAGCGCGTAGCCGGAGGAGTACGTGGGCGACTCCTGGATCTCCTCGTAGCCGACCTCGAAGACGACGGCGGGCTCTATCGACACGTCCTGCCCGTCCTCCGACTCGACGTGGGGTTCGAGCAGGTCGGTCAGGTCCGCCAGTTCCTCGTCGGTGATGCCGGTCGCGACCTTCCCGATGGTCTCGTACCCGTCCGGCGTCCGCGCCGAGAGCAGGAACGTGCCGAGGTGGTTCGCGCGGCGGCCCTCGCCCCACTCCGCGCCGGTGACGACGAGGTCCAGCGTCTCCACGTCGGGCTTCCGCTTGCGCCAGTGCTTCCCCCGGCGGCCCGGCGAGTACGCCGACTCGGGGTCCTTGAGCATGATCCCCTCGTGGCCGGCCTCCAGCGACTCGGCCTCGATGTCGGCTATCTCGTCGGGGTCGTCCGTGACCCACAGCGTCGACAGCCCCTCGCCGTCCGGGAGAACCCGCTCCAGCCGTTCGTGGCGCTCGGACAGCGGCGTGTCGAGCAAGTCGTCGCCCGCGTGGTGGAGGCAGTCGAAGAAGACTGGGCGGACCTCGACCTCCTCGCGGGCGGCGGCGACGTCGTGCTTGCGGCGGAAGCGCCGCAGGACCTCCTGGAAGGGGAGCGGGTCGCCGCCGTCGTCGACCGCGACCACCTCGCCGTCGAGGATGACTGGGTCGTCGAGGCGCTCGTCGGCGAACTCGACGACCTCCGGGAGGGCGTCGGTCACGTCCTCCATGTTCCGGGAGAAGACGCGGGTGTCGCCGCCGGGGTCGTGGTGGAGCGCGACCCGCGCGCCGTCGTACTTCCACTCGACGGCGGCGGCGTCCCAGTCCTCCAGCGCGCCGCTGACGGTGCCCGTCTGGGCGAGCATCGACTGGACCGGACGGCCCACTTCGAGGCGCATCGCGTCCAGCCCGTCGACCCCCTCGTCGCGGGCGACGACCGCGACCTCGCCGTAGTCGTTCGACACCTGTAGCGCGCGCTCGACGGCGTCGACGGGCACGTCGAACGCCTCGGCGGTCGCGTCCCGGACCGTGCCCTCGCCGACGCCGATCCGCATCTCCGAGAGGACGATCCGCGCGAGGTAGCGCGCCTCGTCGGGGGAACAGCGGTTGAACAGGCCGAACAGGAGGTCGATCTTCGCGTCCTGGCTCCCCGCGCCCTCGGTCGCGGCCAGCGCCGTCAGTTCCTCGGCCACCTCGCCGACCGTCAGGCCGTCGTCGCCGCCGCCGGCGAACGCCCCGAGGCCGCGCTGGCCGCCGAACTCGTAGCTCGCGGCCACCGCGCCGATCTCGCCGCGGTCGGCGAGGCGGTCCTCCACGTCGTCGGCCGAGACGTTCCGCCCGGCGGCCCGGGCGATCGCCTCGTAGCAGTAGTTCGGCCCGATGTCGAGCGTCGTCGAGTCCCACGCCGGGAACGCCCGCCCCTGCACGAAGCGGGCGACGGTCGGCAGGTCGTCGCCGGCCGCACGCAGCAGGTCGGTGACCCGGTCGACGATCGCCAGGTCCGCCGTCTCCGCCTCTATCGCCGCCGCGCGGTCGGCGAACTCCTCGAACTCCATCACCGCCCGGTAGCGGGGGCTGGTAATTAAACGGCGCGGATGTCCGGCCGGCCACGATCCCGGTCAGCCACGGGTTTGAAGGGGAACGCCCGCTCACGGGGGCGTATGACCGACGACCTCGCCGGGGCGGTCGACGACGTGCTGGACATCGACGCGGCGGAGTTCCAGGACCGCGTCGAGTCCGAGGCCGAGGTGATCGTCGACGAACTGCGGGCGGGCACCTTCGACAACCCGCAGGCGATCCTCGGCCTGGAGTACGAGTTCTACGCGGTCGCGGAGCCCCGGCCCGAGGCCCGCAAGTCCGGGGACGACAAGGGCGGCGGCGACGTCCCCACGCTGAAGCGGGTGCCCCGCCGCCTGCTCGAACTCATCGGCTTCGAGAAGGAACTGGGCCTGCACAACGCCGAGATGACCGTCAGCCCCCAGCCGATGAACGCACACGGCCTGGCCGCTCAGGAGGCGGAGGTGAAAGCCCGGCTGGCGACGGCGCTGGACACGACGAGCGCGGAGGGGATGCGCCTCGTCAGCGACGGCATGTGGACGATCCCCCCGGAGGGCGAGACGGCGTCGTCCTACCTCACCGACAGCGTCGAGGACCGCGGCGTCCGCGTCGCCTCCAACATGAGCGACTCCGTGCGCTACCACGCGATGGCCAACACCGAGCGCGCGAC contains the following coding sequences:
- a CDS encoding DNA topoisomerase IV subunit A, with the translated sequence MSTDTNADAREQLIELAAEFYDQFEGGDVPEMTLPTRTKSNIEYDEEKNVWVYGDRQSTRSANSVRGARKLLKAIYTIDFLADQLDEDRSSTLRELYYLSESWETEEAQFNSQDESNQLIEDLEIVSEVKREDFHMRPEESGAKVMGPLLLREQTNRGDREIHCQKDVGQGGYQIPNNPDTIEFLDNDAEFVLCVETGGMRDRLVENGFDDEYDALVVHLGGQPARATRRLIKRLHDELELPVTVFTDGDPWSYRIFGSVSYGSIKSAHLSEYLATPEAQFIGIQPEDIVEYDLPTDPLSDSDVNALESELEDPRFQTDYWREQIELQLEIDKKAEQQALASRGLDFVTETYLPERLGEMGVL
- a CDS encoding NUDIX hydrolase; amino-acid sequence: MPYSYRDGYLEGAMFLFYDGERILIEHRPDGDGTVTFVPNGKIEERDKDAATYDDYRLAALHREVDEEFAGRVEVDAVEKLCEHRVDELDLWFHCYAVTDWTGEVPDHTVEDGERFADLEWVPLAEYEEHLELGSAREACRTLAERRGRR
- the ligA gene encoding ATP-dependent DNA ligase LigA, which encodes MEFEEFADRAAAIEAETADLAIVDRVTDLLRAAGDDLPTVARFVQGRAFPAWDSTTLDIGPNYCYEAIARAAGRNVSADDVEDRLADRGEIGAVAASYEFGGQRGLGAFAGGGDDGLTVGEVAEELTALAATEGAGSQDAKIDLLFGLFNRCSPDEARYLARIVLSEMRIGVGEGTVRDATAEAFDVPVDAVERALQVSNDYGEVAVVARDEGVDGLDAMRLEVGRPVQSMLAQTGTVSGALEDWDAAAVEWKYDGARVALHHDPGGDTRVFSRNMEDVTDALPEVVEFADERLDDPVILDGEVVAVDDGGDPLPFQEVLRRFRRKHDVAAAREEVEVRPVFFDCLHHAGDDLLDTPLSERHERLERVLPDGEGLSTLWVTDDPDEIADIEAESLEAGHEGIMLKDPESAYSPGRRGKHWRKRKPDVETLDLVVTGAEWGEGRRANHLGTFLLSARTPDGYETIGKVATGITDEELADLTDLLEPHVESEDGQDVSIEPAVVFEVGYEEIQESPTYSSGYALRFPRFLAVRDDVTPEDADSLERVERLAEKQ